From the Streptomonospora nanhaiensis genome, the window CAGCAGTCGACAGCGTGAAGCCCGAAGAGCTTGGAGGGAGCCGGCCGTGACCAACCCGCCCGCCCAACAGCAGCCCTACCCCGGTGAGACCGGGCCCATGGACCCCCAGCCCCGCGACGAGATGGCCAGCTACGTCGGCCGCGGCCTGCTGGAGGGCAAGACCGCGCTCATCACCGGCGGCGACTCCGGTATCGGGCGCGCGGTGTCGGTGGCCTTCGCCAAGGAGGGCGCCGACGTCGCCGTCGGCTATCTCAGCGAGGACGCCGACGCCGAGCACACCGCCGACCTGGTGCGGCGCGAGGGCCGCCGCTGCGAGCTCATCCGCGGCGACGTGGCCGACGAGGCGCACTGCACCGCGATGGTCGAGCGCACCGTGCGCGAACTCGGGACGATCGACGTCCTGGTGGCCCACGCCGCCACGCAGGCGCCGGTGGACGACTTCGCCGAGCTGACCACCGAGCAGCTCCGCCGCACTTACGAGGTGAACGTCTTCGGCGTCTTCTGGACGCTGCGCGCGGCGGCGCCGCACCTGGCCTCCGACGCGTCGGTCATCGTCACCGGCTCGGTCAACGGCCTGCGCGGCAACAAGTCCCTCATCGACTACGCCACCAGCAAGGCGGCGGTCATGAACCTCGTGCACTCGCTGGCGCAGCACTACATGGACGACGGCATCCGGGTGAACTGCGTGGCGCCGGGGCCGGTGTGGACGCCGCTGATCCCGGCCACGCTGGAGAAGGACTCCGTCGAGGGCTTCGGCGGCCAGGCGCCCATGGGGCGCGCGGCCCAGCCCGACGAGATCGCGCCCTCCTACGTCTTCTTCGCCAGCAACAAGCTGTCGTCCTACTACACCGGGGAGGTGCTGGCGCCCACCGGCGGGGAGATCCAGGCCGGCTAGCTAGCGGGCCGCGCGCCCCGCGCAAGACGGGAGCGCGGAGGAGCAGGAGACCCTCAGACAGGCGAGAGCGGGAGACAGGCAGAAGAGGGGAGCGACATGGCAGGCACCGACGCCCGGGGCACCGACCTCATCGACGTCATCATCTCCGACCACCGCGCGGTCGAGGCGGTGTTCACCGAGCTGGAGCAAGGCGCGCCCGACCCCGAGCACCGCCGGCGGCTGGCGGACCACGTCATCACCGAACTGGTGCGGCACTCGGTCGCCGAGGAGCAGCACATGTACCCGGCGGCCCGCCGTGTGCTCGACGACGGCGACGAGATCGTCGACCACGAACTGGAGGAGCACGCCGAGGCCGAGCAGGTGATGAAGGACCTGGAGGGGTGCGCGGCGACCGACCCCCGTTTCGAGGAGCTGCTCTCCACGCTGATGTCCGACATCCGGCACCACATCAGCGACGAGGAGGAGGACCTGCTGCCCCGGCTGCGTGCGGCCTGCTCGCCCGAGGAGCTGGCGGAGCTGGGCGCCAAGGTCCTCAAGGCCAAGGAGTCGGCTCCCACGAGGCCGCACCCGCACGCGCCCGACAAGCCTCCCGCCAACCGGATCCTGGACCCGGGCGCGGGGATGATCGACCGCATGCGCGACGCGCTGGCGGGCCGCAGCTCCTAGCGCGCCGCCCCGCACCGCCGGGCCGGTCCGGCGCACGCCGACGCGAGGGGCACACGGGCTGGAGGAGGCCCGCACACCGGCGCGGCACGGACGCGAGGCCCGCACACCGGCGGCGGCCGTCCCCGAGACCGCGGGTACGGCCGCCGCCGGTGTGCGGGCCCGCTCCTCTGCGCGGGCCCGCTCCTCATGCGGTGCGGGAGGCGCGGGCGCCCCCTGAAGGCTCTCAGCGCGCCTCGGGGCGCGGCATCTCCGCCTCCGGGCGCGGGCGCGGCACCTGGTTGAACCGCCGGCTCGCGGTGTCGTTGAGCCGGGTCAGCAGCCGCAGCACCGGCCCGGTGCGCTCGCGCGCCTGCTCGCCGGTCTCCAGCCGCCCCTCCGGGCCGCCCGGCAGCACCGCCCCGGTGGCGCGCAGCGCCGTCTGGACGAGTCCGGGGGCGACCCCCTTCGCCGCCATCGCCACCCGCGCGGCCGGGGTCAGCACGATGTAGCGCCGCCCCTGCCGCATCCCGCGCACGATGGCGCGGGCCGCGCGCTCGGCGTCCATGGACAGCACCGGCAGCCCCGACAGCAGTGCGAACCAGGCGTACTCCGCGCCGGGGCGGCCCGTGAACTCCGCGCCCATGTGCGACCCGGTGCGCATGAGGCCGGGGACCACGGTCGTGAAGCGCACGTCACCGGCGGTCTCGGCGTCCATGCCCTCGGCGAACGCCGCCTCGGCGAACTTGCCGACGGAGTAGGGCAGCAGGTGCGGCACGCTGACCTTGGCGCCGATCGAGGTGACGGTGACGACGCGGCCGGAGCGCTCGCGCAGCTCGGGCAGGAACGCGCGGGTCAGCCGGTAGGGCGCCCAGAACATCAGGTCCAGGGCCTCGGCGACGTCCTCGTCGCTCATGGTCGCGGCCGGCCCCACGCGGATGATCCCGGCGTTGTTGACCAGGATGTCCAGCGGCCCGAACTCGCCGCTGACGCGGGCGGTGAGCGCCGCGATCTCCCGTTCCACGCGCAGGTCGCAGGCCAGCCCGTGGGCGTCGATCCCGCGCCCGCGCAGGTCGTCGACCGCGGTGTCCAGTTCGTCGCCGCTGCGGGCGCACACCAGCACCCGGCAGCCGGCGGTGCCCAGCTCGCGCGCGATGAGCAGGCCCAGTCCGCGCGATCCGCCGGTGACGAGGGCGGTGTGCCCGGTGAGGTCGGCGGGCCGGGGCAGGGCCCGCCACGCGGTCGCGGCCACCGCCGCGGTTCCGGCCGCCGCGGCGGCCATGGTCCAGCGCATGTGCCCTCCACTGTGTTCGCGCTCTGGTCGCACTACTCGGACTGTTCGCACTACTCGGCTCGGGCGGCGCACACCACACGGAGCCCGCGCCCGCCCGGCCGCGTCCGCCGCGCCGCCCGCCCGCGCTATGCCGCCGCCTGCGGCCGGAGCACCACCTTGACCGCGCCGTCGCGCTTGTGCTGGAACATGTCGTAGGCCTCGGCGGCGCGGTCCAGCGGCATCACGTGGGTGGTGAAGTCGTCCACCCCCAGGGGGTCGGATTCGGGGTCGACCAGCAGCGGCAGGATGTCGTCGGTCCAGCGCCGCACGTGCGCCTGGCCCATCCGGATCGTCACGCCCTTGTCGAAGAGGTCCATCATCGGCAGCGGATCGGTCTGCCCGCCGTAGACGCCGCTGATGGACACCGTGCCGCAGCGGCGCACCACGTCGAAGGCCAGGTGCAGCGCCGAGAGCCGGTCCACCCCGGCGCGCTGCATGAGCCGCTCGGACACCGCGTCGGGCAGCAGCCGCGCCGCCGTCTGGGCGGCCTTGCCCGCCGGCGCGCCGTGGGCCTCCATGCCGACAGCGTCGATCACCGAGTGCGGTCCGCGCCCCTCGGTGCGGTCGCGGATGACCGCCGCCGGGTCGTCCTCGGCGCCGCCGTCGACCACGCTGACCCCGTAGCGCTCGGCCATGGCCAGCCGCTCGGGCACCTCGTCGACGCCGAACACCTCTCCCGCGCCCTGGTGCAGGGCGATGCGCGCGCACATCTGGCCGATGGGGCCGAGCCCGATCACCGCCACCGAGCCGCCGGGCGGGATGTCGGCGTAGGCCACGGCCTGCCAGGCGGTGGGCAGCACGTCGGAGAGGAACAGGAAGCGGGTGTCGGGCGGCCCCTCGGGCACCCGGATCGGGCCGAAGTGGGCCTGGGGCACGCGCAGGTACTCCGCCTGCCCGCCGGGCACGTGCCCGTAGAGCTTGGTGTAGCCGAACAGCGCGGCGCCCTTGCCGAACTCCCGGACCTGCGTGGTCTCGCACTGGGCGTAGTAGCGGTCCCGGCACATGGCGCAGTGGCCGCAGGAGATGTTGAACGGCATCACCACGCGGTCGCCGGGGGCGATGCCGGTGACCTCGGGCCCCACCTCGCGCACCACGCCCATCGCCTCGTGGCCGAGGATGTCGCCGGGCTCCATGAACGTGCCCAGGGGCGAGTACAGGTGCAGGTCCGAACCGCAGATGGCGGTCGAGGTCACCTCGACGACCGCGTCGGTCGGCTCGCGGATCCCGGGGTCGGGGACCTCGCTGGTCCGGACGTCCTCGACGCCCTGCCACGTCACCGCTCGCATGGGTCCTCCCCTCGTCGTCGGTCGGTGTTCGGGTCGATGTGCACCGGGTCGGTGGGTGTCCACTGGCCCGGTGCGCGGGGCTGAAACCCGGCGGCGCGCCCGGCGCCGCGCCCGCGCACGGAACAAACCGGATGAACAGCGCTGTTGCCCCAAGGTGGGCGCGCGGCCGATCCGGTCCGCCCCGCCCGCACTCCCCGGCGCGGCGCCCGGCGGCGCCGCGCGTTCCCGTCCCGCCGTCGAAAGGCCGCACGCCGTGTCCGTCCCCGTCTCCCTGCTCGACCTGGCGCCCATCAACGAGGGCATGACCGCACGCGACAGCTTCGAAGCCAGCGCGGCCGTGGCCCGCAGCGCCGACGAACTGGGCTACCGGCGGATCTGGTACGCCGAGCACCACAACATGGCCACCATCGCGTCCTCGGCCACCAGCGTGCTGATCGCCCACATCGCCACCCTCACCCGCCGCATCCGCCTGGGCGCGGGCGGGGTGATGCTGCCCAACCACGCGCCGCTGACCATCGCCGAGCAGTTCGGCACCCTGGCCACGCTGCACCCCGACCGCATCGACCTGGGGCTGGGCCGCGCGCCCGGCAGCGACCAGAACACGATGCGGGCGCTGCGCCGCGACCCCGCCTCGGCCGACACCTTCCCCCAGGACGTGCTGGAGCTGCAGGGCTACCTCACCGGCAACTCCCGGATCCCCGGCGTGGACGCCATTCCCGGCAAGGGCACCAACGTGCCGCTGTACATCCTGGGGTCCTCCCTGTTCGGCGCCCGGCTCGCGGCGGCGCTGGGGCTGCCCTACTCCTTCGCCTCGCACTTCGCCCCGGCCGCGTTGCAGGAGGCCGTGGCGCTCTACCGGCGCGAGTTCAGCCCCTCCGACCAGCTCGCCGAGCCCTACGTGATCGCCGGCGTCAACGCCACCGCCGCCGACACCACCGAGCAGGCCAAGGAGCAGGCGCACCTGGCGCGGCGGCGCATGGCCGCCCAACTGCTGGCGCGCGGGCGGACGCTCACCCCCGAGGAGGCCGACGCCGCCCTCGACTCCCCGGCGGGCCGGCAGGTCATGCAGATGGCGACGTACTCGGCCGTGGGCACGCCCGGCGAGGTGCGCGAGTACCTCGCCTGGTTCGCCGGGCACGCCGAGGCCGACGAGCTGATCGTCGCGCCGCAGGCCGGGACCCTGGAGGGCCGGCTGCGGACCGTGGAACTCGTGGCCCAGGCCATGGAGGCCACGGCCGGCTGACATCGCGCGGTGCCGCGCGGCACCGCGCCGCGCCGCCCGGGACCTACGGCGTTTTCGCAGGTCAGACAAATGTGAACACACGACTCGCGTTTGCCTTTGCGGGTCGGACGGGTCAGAGTTGAGGCACTCCCGACCCGATCCGACCCCTGGCCTGTAGGGGTCTGCCGCCGCATGCCCGCGCGGCGGCGCCACCCCCTGAGAGGACCCACATGACCCGGTCAGCCCCCTCCCCCGACACCGAGGGCTCC encodes:
- a CDS encoding SDR family oxidoreductase; this translates as MDPQPRDEMASYVGRGLLEGKTALITGGDSGIGRAVSVAFAKEGADVAVGYLSEDADAEHTADLVRREGRRCELIRGDVADEAHCTAMVERTVRELGTIDVLVAHAATQAPVDDFAELTTEQLRRTYEVNVFGVFWTLRAAAPHLASDASVIVTGSVNGLRGNKSLIDYATSKAAVMNLVHSLAQHYMDDGIRVNCVAPGPVWTPLIPATLEKDSVEGFGGQAPMGRAAQPDEIAPSYVFFASNKLSSYYTGEVLAPTGGEIQAG
- a CDS encoding hemerythrin domain-containing protein; its protein translation is MAGTDARGTDLIDVIISDHRAVEAVFTELEQGAPDPEHRRRLADHVITELVRHSVAEEQHMYPAARRVLDDGDEIVDHELEEHAEAEQVMKDLEGCAATDPRFEELLSTLMSDIRHHISDEEEDLLPRLRAACSPEELAELGAKVLKAKESAPTRPHPHAPDKPPANRILDPGAGMIDRMRDALAGRSS
- a CDS encoding SDR family NAD(P)-dependent oxidoreductase, yielding MRWTMAAAAAGTAAVAATAWRALPRPADLTGHTALVTGGSRGLGLLIARELGTAGCRVLVCARSGDELDTAVDDLRGRGIDAHGLACDLRVEREIAALTARVSGEFGPLDILVNNAGIIRVGPAATMSDEDVAEALDLMFWAPYRLTRAFLPELRERSGRVVTVTSIGAKVSVPHLLPYSVGKFAEAAFAEGMDAETAGDVRFTTVVPGLMRTGSHMGAEFTGRPGAEYAWFALLSGLPVLSMDAERAARAIVRGMRQGRRYIVLTPAARVAMAAKGVAPGLVQTALRATGAVLPGGPEGRLETGEQARERTGPVLRLLTRLNDTASRRFNQVPRPRPEAEMPRPEAR
- a CDS encoding zinc-dependent alcohol dehydrogenase, translating into MRAVTWQGVEDVRTSEVPDPGIREPTDAVVEVTSTAICGSDLHLYSPLGTFMEPGDILGHEAMGVVREVGPEVTGIAPGDRVVMPFNISCGHCAMCRDRYYAQCETTQVREFGKGAALFGYTKLYGHVPGGQAEYLRVPQAHFGPIRVPEGPPDTRFLFLSDVLPTAWQAVAYADIPPGGSVAVIGLGPIGQMCARIALHQGAGEVFGVDEVPERLAMAERYGVSVVDGGAEDDPAAVIRDRTEGRGPHSVIDAVGMEAHGAPAGKAAQTAARLLPDAVSERLMQRAGVDRLSALHLAFDVVRRCGTVSISGVYGGQTDPLPMMDLFDKGVTIRMGQAHVRRWTDDILPLLVDPESDPLGVDDFTTHVMPLDRAAEAYDMFQHKRDGAVKVVLRPQAAA
- a CDS encoding MsnO8 family LLM class oxidoreductase; this encodes MSVPVSLLDLAPINEGMTARDSFEASAAVARSADELGYRRIWYAEHHNMATIASSATSVLIAHIATLTRRIRLGAGGVMLPNHAPLTIAEQFGTLATLHPDRIDLGLGRAPGSDQNTMRALRRDPASADTFPQDVLELQGYLTGNSRIPGVDAIPGKGTNVPLYILGSSLFGARLAAALGLPYSFASHFAPAALQEAVALYRREFSPSDQLAEPYVIAGVNATAADTTEQAKEQAHLARRRMAAQLLARGRTLTPEEADAALDSPAGRQVMQMATYSAVGTPGEVREYLAWFAGHAEADELIVAPQAGTLEGRLRTVELVAQAMEATAG